In Paenibacillus sp. FSL M7-0420, a single genomic region encodes these proteins:
- a CDS encoding RsfA family transcriptional regulator: MTAVRQDAWSAEDDLILAEITLRHIREGSTQLAAFEEVGEKIGRTSAACGFRWNSCVRKSYEEAIGIAKGQRQKRSYLKKQPASRGAQVAGLILGDIEEDYSRSEGLSENSLSIDAVIRFLRQWKGTFQEAGRQLKMLERDLREKEEELSELRVENERLSREVNLAQSDYRVVNDDYKALIQIMDRARRLAFLNEEDEEKTRFKMDANGNLERIE, from the coding sequence ATGACAGCCGTTAGACAGGATGCTTGGAGTGCAGAAGATGATCTGATATTGGCAGAAATAACGCTGCGTCATATCCGAGAGGGCAGCACACAGCTTGCTGCTTTTGAAGAGGTGGGTGAAAAAATCGGCAGAACGTCGGCTGCCTGCGGTTTCCGCTGGAACAGCTGCGTGCGCAAAAGCTACGAGGAGGCCATCGGGATTGCCAAAGGCCAGCGCCAGAAACGGAGCTATCTGAAAAAACAGCCTGCTTCGCGCGGGGCGCAGGTAGCCGGACTGATTCTCGGTGACATTGAGGAAGATTACAGCCGCAGCGAAGGATTAAGCGAGAACAGTTTGTCCATCGATGCTGTCATCCGCTTTTTGCGGCAATGGAAAGGAACGTTCCAGGAGGCCGGAAGACAGCTTAAGATGCTGGAGCGTGATCTGCGGGAGAAGGAAGAAGAGCTTTCAGAGCTGAGAGTGGAGAATGAACGCTTATCCAGAGAGGTTAATCTTGCCCAGAGCGATTACCGTGTGGTCAATGATGATTACAAGGCACTGATCCAGATTATGGACCGTGCCCGCAGGCTGGCTTTTCTGAATGAAGAGGATGAAGAGAAGACCCGCTTCAAAATGGATGCGAACGGAAACCTGGAACGGATTGAATAG
- a CDS encoding DUF2626 family protein, which translates to MDRMFRVLGFFTLTIGLMAFAGNLTEMALLFFLQTAFFVILGYMKFTEKTYILLFWGYMILTFTGFSYWTIFEMELPL; encoded by the coding sequence TTGGACCGCATGTTTCGCGTATTAGGATTTTTCACACTCACCATCGGACTTATGGCTTTTGCCGGTAATCTCACGGAAATGGCCCTGCTATTCTTTTTGCAAACCGCTTTTTTTGTGATTCTGGGCTATATGAAATTTACAGAAAAGACCTACATTCTGCTCTTTTGGGGGTATATGATCCTGACGTTTACAGGCTTCAGCTATTGGACGATATTTGAGATGGAATTGCCGCTCTAA
- a CDS encoding coiled-coil domain-containing protein codes for MLSRNTVRRLFAAILILTCIAMPPASPVYLSAGSGSPSGVSAPPPSMPDDEETRKLLEQTLSSAELEREIARITAEQQTLEHKAAELEEQAAAKQNNIADQQERAGAVVRAYYMGERDGLLTAFLSAKSISRLIALFDYYEIIMGQDRKTLTEYETQYKDLKSTLTAARRSSQELSELKTALEEQQKRMLALDKEIAGGIQASTDPQSMERLLEEFSKYWENIGLHEVRKYFKALASAMKQLPEFVQSRDGVLVRKGMTYNLALSEKDLNEFLVTQNPLFQDFRFAFKDNSVSATGKSGGLSLSLTGRYTIQQEPVNGLMFHVDHVVFNGLELPDTTRQALEEEFDLGFYPAKIVSFLQATEVSSSDGILHVKLSLSF; via the coding sequence GTGTTATCCCGTAATACGGTTCGCCGGTTATTCGCAGCAATATTGATCCTCACCTGCATCGCTATGCCGCCGGCTTCTCCGGTCTATCTGTCCGCCGGTTCCGGTTCCCCTTCAGGAGTCAGCGCTCCGCCGCCCTCTATGCCGGATGATGAAGAGACCCGCAAGCTGCTGGAGCAGACGCTGTCCTCCGCAGAGCTTGAACGTGAGATTGCCCGGATTACTGCAGAACAACAGACGCTGGAGCACAAAGCCGCTGAGCTGGAGGAGCAAGCTGCTGCCAAGCAGAATAATATCGCAGATCAGCAGGAACGGGCAGGTGCTGTTGTGCGGGCCTATTATATGGGGGAACGGGATGGACTTCTTACCGCATTCCTCTCCGCCAAAAGCATCAGCAGGCTAATCGCTCTATTCGATTATTATGAGATTATTATGGGGCAAGACCGGAAGACGCTCACGGAATATGAGACGCAGTACAAGGATTTGAAAAGCACACTCACGGCCGCCCGGCGCAGCAGTCAGGAGCTGTCAGAGCTCAAAACGGCGCTCGAAGAGCAGCAGAAGCGTATGCTTGCCTTAGATAAGGAGATTGCAGGCGGGATTCAGGCCAGTACAGATCCTCAGAGTATGGAGCGGCTGCTGGAGGAGTTCAGTAAATATTGGGAGAATATCGGACTGCATGAGGTGCGGAAGTATTTCAAAGCGCTGGCTTCTGCGATGAAGCAGCTGCCGGAGTTCGTCCAGAGCCGGGATGGCGTGCTGGTACGCAAGGGGATGACCTATAATCTGGCCCTTTCCGAAAAGGATCTGAATGAGTTCCTGGTCACCCAGAACCCGCTGTTCCAGGATTTCCGGTTCGCGTTCAAGGACAATTCAGTCTCGGCAACGGGTAAAAGCGGGGGCTTGTCGCTGTCGCTGACCGGCCGCTATACCATACAGCAGGAGCCTGTCAACGGCTTGATGTTCCATGTTGATCATGTGGTATTCAATGGCCTGGAGCTGCCGGATACCACCCGCCAGGCTCTGGAGGAGGAATTCGATCTCGGCTTCTATCCGGCGAAGATTGTCTCCTTCCTGCAGGCCACCGAGGTCTCAAGCTCGGACGGCATCCTGCATGTGAAGCTGTCCCTCTCATTCTAA
- a CDS encoding extracellular solute-binding protein, whose protein sequence is MLKRKNYWLLFAVLLLALTSLSPSMELNTDHRSYPPRQPLDQSERPPSGEAGEIESLQIRVSLSTEEFSVLEQISKEYTLSSGVSVILKNVEAEDGGAQVRDELTIGTSPDIVMLDGHSIYDLATRGYLLPVDIYQSVPGSTPLTMLIPQMQWNGYNWGVPLDIDPYVLVYSPERLAGMGFAEVPASLEQWNMLLGRLKEDPEKKRYLLAMDTRNPYGYAAVLHSMGSSLRSASLEQAQWTEAARSYLYLTSRFNKEIWELLQDGKLAVAAVPLSEWEKHGNSTLAVQMPKKQEGIPSYEGIHSRFFALPAQSGSPEAAVKWLAYVTSSTAQLEWLENTDRLPALDELYRATQPKIGKLPMEAGWFLAEDNTPSPGSEAEWNRKAEAALGLLTGKLNAAAYEAVVKPPLE, encoded by the coding sequence GTGCTGAAACGCAAAAATTACTGGCTGCTGTTTGCAGTTCTGCTGCTGGCCCTGACAAGCCTGTCACCCAGCATGGAGCTGAATACGGATCATAGAAGCTATCCGCCCAGACAGCCGCTGGACCAATCAGAGCGTCCTCCTTCAGGGGAAGCAGGGGAAATCGAGAGCCTCCAGATCCGCGTCTCGCTCAGTACGGAGGAGTTCAGCGTGCTGGAGCAGATTAGCAAAGAGTACACTTTATCCAGCGGAGTCAGCGTGATCCTTAAGAATGTAGAGGCGGAAGACGGGGGAGCACAGGTGCGTGATGAACTAACCATTGGGACAAGCCCGGATATTGTGATGCTGGACGGCCACAGCATCTATGATCTGGCGACCCGGGGCTATTTGCTGCCGGTAGATATCTACCAGAGTGTTCCCGGGAGCACGCCGCTTACGATGCTGATTCCGCAGATGCAGTGGAACGGATATAACTGGGGCGTGCCGCTGGATATCGATCCCTATGTCCTTGTGTATTCGCCGGAGCGGCTCGCCGGAATGGGTTTTGCGGAGGTGCCTGCAAGCCTGGAGCAGTGGAATATGCTGCTAGGCCGGCTGAAGGAGGACCCGGAGAAGAAGCGTTATCTGCTGGCTATGGATACGCGGAATCCGTACGGATATGCCGCCGTACTGCATAGTATGGGCAGCAGTTTGCGCTCCGCCAGCCTTGAGCAGGCTCAGTGGACAGAAGCGGCGCGCAGCTATTTGTATCTGACCAGCCGGTTCAATAAGGAGATCTGGGAGCTGCTGCAGGATGGGAAGCTTGCGGTGGCGGCTGTGCCGCTCTCGGAGTGGGAGAAGCACGGGAATTCGACGCTGGCGGTGCAGATGCCGAAGAAGCAGGAGGGTATACCGAGCTACGAGGGTATTCACAGCCGTTTTTTTGCCCTTCCTGCACAATCCGGCAGTCCGGAAGCAGCGGTCAAATGGCTCGCCTACGTGACTTCAAGCACGGCCCAGCTGGAATGGCTGGAGAACACGGACCGTCTGCCGGCACTGGATGAGCTGTACCGGGCAACTCAGCCCAAGATTGGGAAGCTGCCAATGGAAGCCGGATGGTTCCTTGCAGAGGATAACACCCCCAGTCCCGGCTCTGAGGCAGAGTGGAACCGGAAGGCGGAGGCGGCGCTTGGTTTGTTAACCGGCAAGCTGAATGCCGCCGCTTATGAAGCGGTGGTAAAGCCTCCGTTAGAATGA
- a CDS encoding PhoH family protein yields MKKIFVLDTNVLLHDPNSIFAFKANEVVIPAVVLEEIDSKKRNADEIGRNARTVSRLLDGLRELGHLHSGVVLDHGGTLKVELNHRSFVKVQEMFGEVSNDNRILAVALNYLHEENEKADPSPVVLVSKDVLVRIKADVLGITPEDYLSDRTGDLNELYSGCQSLMAHPSLIDEYYSHRFLPTKQLALSYPLYPHEFVILKDEIGSGKSALLKVNSDASRLEPLYLGNDAVWGISARNAQQRMALELLLNDDIPLVTITGKAGTGKTLLALAAGLFKVEDEHKYKKLLIARPVVPMGKDIGYLPGEKDEKLRPWMQPIYDNLEFLFDTKKAGDIDKILMGLGSIQVEALTYIRGRSIPSQFIIIDEAQNLSRHEVKTIVSRAGEGSKVILMGDPEQIDHPYLDAASNGLSYIVEKFKQQGISGHITLEKGERSHLAQLAADLL; encoded by the coding sequence ATGAAAAAGATATTCGTACTGGACACTAACGTGCTGTTGCACGACCCCAATTCGATTTTTGCTTTCAAGGCGAATGAGGTGGTCATTCCTGCTGTAGTCCTGGAAGAAATCGACTCCAAGAAGCGTAATGCCGATGAAATCGGCCGTAACGCCCGCACCGTATCGCGTCTGTTAGACGGACTCCGGGAGCTGGGCCACCTGCATAGCGGGGTGGTACTGGACCATGGAGGCACGCTGAAGGTGGAGCTTAACCACCGCAGCTTCGTCAAGGTACAGGAGATGTTCGGCGAAGTCTCCAATGACAACCGGATACTCGCTGTCGCGCTCAATTATCTTCATGAGGAGAACGAGAAGGCTGACCCGAGTCCTGTGGTGCTTGTAAGTAAAGATGTTCTCGTCCGCATCAAAGCGGATGTGCTTGGCATAACTCCGGAGGATTATCTGTCCGACCGCACCGGCGATCTGAATGAGCTGTACTCCGGCTGCCAGTCGCTGATGGCCCATCCTTCACTGATTGATGAATATTACAGTCACCGGTTCCTGCCCACGAAGCAGCTGGCGCTGTCCTATCCGCTGTATCCGCATGAATTCGTCATTCTGAAGGATGAGATCGGCAGCGGCAAATCAGCGCTGCTGAAGGTCAACAGCGATGCCTCCCGTCTGGAGCCGCTCTATCTGGGCAATGATGCGGTATGGGGCATTAGCGCCCGGAATGCGCAGCAGCGGATGGCGCTTGAGCTTCTGCTGAATGATGACATTCCGCTGGTGACCATCACGGGCAAGGCGGGAACAGGCAAGACGCTGCTGGCTCTCGCCGCCGGATTGTTCAAGGTAGAGGATGAGCACAAATACAAGAAGCTGCTGATTGCCCGCCCGGTGGTTCCGATGGGTAAGGATATCGGTTATCTGCCGGGAGAGAAGGATGAGAAGCTCCGTCCATGGATGCAGCCGATTTATGATAACCTCGAATTCCTGTTCGACACCAAGAAGGCAGGGGATATCGATAAAATATTGATGGGTCTGGGAAGTATTCAGGTTGAGGCGCTAACCTATATCCGCGGCCGCTCCATCCCGTCGCAGTTCATTATCATTGATGAGGCGCAGAACCTGTCCCGCCACGAAGTGAAGACGATTGTCTCCCGGGCCGGCGAGGGCAGTAAGGTGATCCTGATGGGTGACCCCGAGCAGATAGACCACCCTTATCTGGATGCGGCGAGTAACGGACTCAGTTACATCGTTGAGAAGTTCAAGCAGCAGGGGATTAGCGGACATATCACGCTGGAGAAAGGCGAGCGTTCGCATCTGGCCCAGCTGGCGGCCGATCTGCTGTAA
- a CDS encoding YhcN/YlaJ family sporulation lipoprotein has product MRKSMCLLLVLLLLTSCGIANKETSPSPQDKQSAGTLNSQGNRGVRTLSEDGTAVQEPTPDSGQPSEGKRDSDVALKDHFEQLARRVPGVEGVHCVVMNNLAVVGIDVDGALTRSRVGSVKYSVAEAIRKDPRGVRVLVTADMDLSSRLAEMGKHISKGNPVSGFASEMADIIGRIIPQLPEDIEPQGNTR; this is encoded by the coding sequence ATGAGAAAATCAATGTGTCTGTTACTGGTACTGCTGCTGCTGACAAGCTGCGGTATCGCTAATAAAGAGACATCACCCTCTCCTCAGGATAAACAATCAGCTGGCACTTTAAACAGCCAGGGGAACCGCGGAGTGCGGACATTGTCGGAAGATGGTACAGCCGTACAGGAGCCCACCCCGGACTCGGGACAGCCTTCAGAAGGCAAGCGCGACAGCGATGTGGCACTCAAGGATCATTTTGAACAATTAGCGCGAAGAGTCCCAGGTGTGGAAGGCGTCCACTGTGTCGTCATGAACAACCTTGCCGTGGTCGGCATTGATGTGGACGGCGCCCTTACCCGTTCGCGGGTCGGAAGCGTGAAATATTCGGTAGCCGAAGCGATCCGCAAGGACCCTAGGGGCGTAAGAGTCCTGGTGACTGCCGACATGGACCTCAGCAGCAGACTGGCCGAGATGGGCAAGCATATCTCCAAGGGCAACCCGGTCTCAGGCTTCGCCTCCGAGATGGCCGATATTATCGGCCGGATCATTCCGCAGCTGCCGGAGGATATAGAGCCGCAAGGCAATACCCGGTAG
- a CDS encoding pyridoxamine 5'-phosphate oxidase family protein, translating to MSEAVAQLNETLLAMLQSETFVLLNTVDAESGGPTSTAISWIYAVSPSIVRLAVDHRSRLVNNMKVNPRVTITVFGEGTVHAINGHAAVRLDPLPDVPFKMCCFDIEIEAVRNALFYGAHLESAPKYAKVYDARAAEKLDGQVFAAMQKA from the coding sequence ATGTCTGAAGCCGTTGCTCAGCTCAATGAAACTCTGCTAGCTATGCTGCAATCGGAGACGTTTGTTCTTCTTAACACTGTGGATGCAGAATCCGGCGGACCTACGTCGACTGCGATCTCCTGGATCTATGCTGTGAGCCCTTCCATTGTCCGGCTGGCTGTGGACCACCGCTCCAGACTGGTGAACAACATGAAGGTTAACCCGAGGGTAACGATTACTGTGTTTGGTGAAGGGACGGTGCATGCCATTAACGGTCATGCTGCGGTTCGGCTGGACCCGCTGCCGGATGTTCCGTTTAAGATGTGCTGTTTTGATATTGAGATTGAAGCGGTCCGCAATGCGCTGTTCTATGGTGCGCACCTGGAATCTGCTCCGAAATATGCGAAGGTATACGATGCACGTGCGGCTGAGAAGCTGGACGGACAGGTGTTTGCCGCCATGCAAAAAGCCTAG
- a CDS encoding LCP family protein, protein MNTSKGNLPPRRNGQQGSTTPTNRQQPRSAASASNAKKKARKPKKRGFFARLMRVLLIILLIAVIAAVGYAGYLYWKVDHGGFGVDQPVAAGQSASEKPLTMLLLGTDNRPKHPSNLTDVIMVAALNPETKSATVVSLPRDTYVELGGYKKTKINAFYSRFKSKEKTSGTLAEDEMKKMMGKYLDIKVDYATVLDFQGFRDIVDEFGGVDVNISANMCYTDSVDGTNINLKKGEAKLNGDKALDYVRYRKSNCKPATKPSDDFERNKRQNEVLTSLISQMQSLGGVLKIGRVLDAVDDNLESDIENAQIKSLIATYWDISKENVEYVPVTGTWRSPYVYINDKELDAAKKSLQDRISGVSAAVVSGQP, encoded by the coding sequence ATGAATACAAGCAAGGGCAATTTGCCACCCAGAAGGAACGGCCAGCAAGGAAGCACCACCCCTACTAACCGGCAGCAGCCGAGGTCTGCTGCTTCAGCTTCAAACGCAAAGAAAAAAGCGCGGAAACCGAAAAAGCGCGGATTCTTCGCCCGGCTGATGAGAGTGCTGCTCATCATTCTCCTGATAGCTGTTATAGCAGCAGTAGGTTACGCAGGATATTTGTACTGGAAGGTGGACCACGGAGGATTCGGAGTGGACCAGCCGGTTGCGGCAGGACAATCCGCCTCGGAGAAGCCGCTGACGATGCTGCTGCTTGGAACGGACAACCGTCCGAAGCACCCGTCCAACCTGACAGATGTGATCATGGTCGCGGCCTTGAACCCGGAGACCAAGTCGGCTACGGTGGTCTCATTACCCCGGGATACATATGTCGAGCTTGGCGGGTACAAGAAGACGAAGATCAATGCCTTTTACTCCCGCTTCAAGAGCAAGGAGAAGACCTCCGGGACTCTGGCCGAGGATGAGATGAAGAAGATGATGGGCAAATATCTGGACATTAAGGTAGATTACGCAACCGTGCTGGATTTCCAGGGCTTCCGTGATATTGTGGATGAGTTCGGCGGCGTAGATGTTAATATCAGTGCCAATATGTGTTACACGGACAGTGTGGACGGCACCAATATTAATCTTAAAAAAGGCGAAGCCAAGCTAAACGGAGATAAAGCGCTGGATTATGTGCGTTACCGCAAGTCCAACTGCAAGCCGGCGACGAAGCCTTCGGATGATTTTGAACGCAATAAGCGCCAGAACGAGGTACTGACTTCATTGATCTCCCAGATGCAGTCGCTGGGCGGTGTTCTCAAAATCGGCCGGGTGCTGGATGCGGTGGACGATAATCTGGAGAGCGATATTGAGAATGCGCAGATTAAGAGCCTGATCGCTACGTATTGGGATATTTCCAAGGAGAATGTCGAATATGTACCGGTAACCGGAACCTGGCGCAGCCCCTATGTATATATTAACGATAAGGAGCTGGACGCAGCCAAGAAAAGCCTTCAGGACCGGATATCCGGAGTGTCCGCTGCAGTGGTCTCAGGCCAGCCTTGA
- a CDS encoding YlaH-like family protein: MQSWFAEHPVIAYIVIFILLTYVYNQVFRVNQKLPIGKEIVLYVMMAAGSGMLLIFQHDKLPIIQCLLVAVGLMLLVRVRYLVEARQKRKAAAAAKRQ; the protein is encoded by the coding sequence ATGCAAAGCTGGTTCGCTGAGCATCCAGTTATCGCTTACATTGTCATTTTTATCTTACTGACTTATGTGTATAACCAAGTATTCCGCGTCAATCAGAAGCTGCCGATCGGCAAAGAGATCGTACTGTATGTGATGATGGCGGCAGGCTCAGGCATGCTTCTTATCTTCCAGCATGACAAGCTGCCGATCATCCAGTGCCTGCTTGTAGCGGTGGGGCTGATGCTGCTTGTGCGGGTCCGCTACCTGGTGGAGGCCCGGCAGAAGCGCAAGGCTGCAGCGGCTGCAAAACGGCAGTAG
- the typA gene encoding translational GTPase TypA, whose product MHSRKDIRNIAIIAHVDHGKTTLVDQLLQQSGIFSAHEHVQERAMDSNDIERERGITILAKNTAITYKEFLINIVDTPGHADFGGEVERIMKMVDGVLLVVDAYEGCMPQTKFVLRKALEQHLTPIVVVNKIDRPAARPKEVIDEVLDLFIELEASDDQLEFPVVYASALNGTSSMNAEKQDETMLSLYETIVEHIPAPTEKVEEPLQFLVTLMDYNEYLGRIAIGRVNRGVIKQGQSVTVIMRDGKSKTARIEKLFGFQGLKRVETEEAGAGDIVAIAGIKDINIGETIADPQHPEALPVLKIDEPTMQMTFLVNNSPFAGKEGKWVTSRKLRERLFKELETDVSLRVDETDSPDAFIVSGRGELHLGILIENMRREGYEMQVSKPQVIIKDIDGVRSEPLERLMIDIPEESMGSVMESLGSRKAEMVNMINHGTGQVRLEFLIPARGLIGYNTHFLTLTRGYGVMNHAFDSYAPLVGGQVGGRHQGVLVASESGTTTQYGIVGVEDRGILFLDAGTEIYEGMIVGEHTRDNDIIVNICKEKALTNMRTSGKDDTVKMKTPRTFSLEGALEYLNDDEYCEITPKSVRLRKKILNKGERERVEKQRKAAQASQA is encoded by the coding sequence ATGCATTCAAGAAAAGATATCCGTAACATTGCGATCATTGCCCACGTTGACCATGGTAAAACAACACTCGTCGATCAGCTTCTCCAGCAGTCCGGGATTTTCAGCGCGCACGAGCACGTTCAGGAACGCGCCATGGACTCTAACGATATCGAACGGGAACGTGGAATTACAATCCTAGCTAAAAATACAGCAATCACTTATAAAGAGTTCCTGATTAACATCGTAGATACACCTGGACACGCTGACTTCGGCGGCGAAGTAGAACGAATCATGAAGATGGTTGACGGCGTACTGCTCGTTGTTGACGCTTATGAAGGCTGCATGCCGCAGACCAAGTTCGTACTCCGTAAGGCGCTGGAACAGCACCTGACCCCAATCGTAGTCGTGAACAAGATTGACCGTCCGGCTGCGCGTCCGAAGGAAGTTATTGATGAAGTGCTGGACTTGTTCATTGAGCTTGAAGCCAGTGACGATCAGCTTGAATTCCCTGTAGTCTATGCTTCTGCGCTTAACGGCACATCGAGCATGAATGCTGAGAAGCAGGATGAGACCATGCTATCCCTTTATGAAACCATCGTTGAGCATATCCCGGCTCCAACCGAGAAGGTTGAAGAACCGCTGCAGTTCCTGGTCACTCTGATGGACTACAACGAATACCTGGGCCGTATCGCCATTGGCCGTGTGAACCGCGGTGTAATCAAGCAAGGCCAGTCTGTTACAGTCATTATGCGTGACGGCAAGAGCAAGACTGCCCGTATCGAGAAGCTGTTCGGCTTCCAGGGTCTGAAGCGTGTGGAGACAGAAGAGGCCGGCGCAGGCGACATCGTGGCTATTGCCGGTATCAAGGATATCAACATCGGTGAGACGATTGCTGATCCGCAGCACCCTGAAGCATTGCCTGTTCTTAAGATTGACGAGCCAACGATGCAAATGACTTTCCTTGTAAATAACAGTCCTTTTGCCGGTAAAGAAGGTAAATGGGTAACTTCCCGTAAGCTTCGTGAGCGTCTGTTCAAAGAGTTGGAAACGGATGTGAGCTTGCGTGTGGATGAAACGGATAGCCCTGATGCGTTTATCGTTTCTGGACGCGGTGAGCTTCACCTTGGTATTCTGATCGAGAATATGCGCCGTGAAGGTTATGAGATGCAAGTGTCTAAACCACAAGTAATCATTAAGGATATCGATGGTGTCAGATCCGAGCCGCTTGAGCGCCTCATGATTGACATTCCGGAAGAAAGCATGGGCTCCGTTATGGAAAGTCTGGGCAGCCGTAAAGCCGAGATGGTCAACATGATTAACCACGGCACCGGCCAAGTCCGTCTGGAATTCCTGATTCCGGCACGCGGTCTGATCGGCTACAACACACACTTCCTGACGCTGACACGCGGCTACGGTGTAATGAACCATGCCTTTGATAGCTATGCTCCACTGGTTGGCGGCCAAGTTGGCGGACGTCATCAGGGTGTGCTTGTAGCAAGTGAAAGTGGCACAACAACTCAATATGGAATCGTGGGTGTTGAGGATCGTGGTATTCTCTTCCTGGATGCAGGTACAGAAATTTATGAAGGTATGATTGTAGGTGAGCATACCCGTGATAACGATATTATCGTTAACATTTGTAAAGAAAAAGCACTTACCAACATGCGTACCTCAGGCAAAGATGATACTGTAAAAATGAAGACTCCACGTACCTTCTCTTTGGAAGGCGCGCTTGAATACTTGAACGATGATGAATATTGTGAAATCACTCCTAAATCTGTACGTCTGCGCAAAAAGATCCTGAATAAGGGCGAACGCGAGCGTGTAGAGAAGCAGCGTAAGGCGGCGCAAGCCAGCCAAGCGTAA
- a CDS encoding TerC family protein: MDSLLLLGEILMINLVLSGDNAMVIAMASKNLPEKHRKLAVWWGAAGAVALRCILTFAAVLLLKIPYIEAGGAMLLLWISFKLLLEDEEELRIEGSPSVWKSVRTILLADFIMSLDNVLAIAGLAKGDLALIVIGIAISIPIVVWGSGIIVGWLHRFPVLVFIGAYILAYTAGNMLLQDAKFGPVISFLLPTLHAMLPMLLGIIVVVTGMLKHRKVSAGR; encoded by the coding sequence ATGGATTCATTATTGCTGCTTGGTGAAATTCTAATGATTAATCTGGTGCTCAGCGGAGACAATGCTATGGTCATTGCGATGGCCAGCAAGAATCTGCCGGAGAAGCACAGGAAGCTGGCAGTCTGGTGGGGGGCCGCCGGAGCAGTCGCGCTGCGCTGTATCCTGACCTTCGCCGCAGTGCTGCTGCTCAAGATTCCCTATATCGAAGCCGGAGGGGCCATGCTGCTGCTCTGGATTTCCTTCAAGCTGCTGCTTGAGGACGAGGAAGAGCTGAGAATTGAGGGAAGCCCCAGCGTATGGAAGTCGGTACGTACCATCCTGCTGGCGGACTTCATCATGAGCCTGGATAATGTACTGGCGATTGCCGGGCTGGCCAAAGGGGATCTGGCACTGATCGTGATCGGGATTGCGATCAGCATTCCGATTGTCGTCTGGGGGAGCGGCATTATCGTGGGCTGGCTGCACCGCTTCCCGGTGCTGGTCTTCATCGGCGCCTATATTCTGGCGTATACCGCCGGGAACATGCTGCTGCAGGATGCCAAATTCGGCCCGGTGATTTCGTTCCTGCTGCCGACGCTTCATGCCATGCTGCCGATGCTGCTGGGCATTATTGTGGTTGTCACGGGCATGCTGAAGCACAGAAAAGTATCTGCAGGCAGATAA
- a CDS encoding TerC family protein, protein MNTSATDFILSLLNIVFLDLILAGDNAIVIGLAARNLQGQRQKQAILLGTGGAVILRIIATILVVWLLKIPWLLAIGGLLLILIAYKLLSGGSAETDIQAGGTLWAAVRTIVIADAAMGLDNVIAVAGAANHNITLVVLGLLISVPIVVWGSTLFIRLINRYPWIIYLGSGVLGFTASSMIAGEKFIAPYFKTHPLLHVLFIAAVIAGILAAGHWKRRRTHLAVQNHSS, encoded by the coding sequence ATGAATACATCCGCTACGGATTTCATATTATCTCTGCTGAATATCGTGTTCCTCGATTTGATTCTGGCAGGCGACAATGCCATCGTCATCGGCCTGGCCGCGCGGAACCTGCAAGGACAACGGCAGAAGCAGGCGATTCTGCTTGGCACAGGCGGTGCGGTAATCCTGCGGATTATCGCCACGATTCTTGTGGTGTGGCTGCTTAAGATTCCATGGCTGTTGGCAATCGGCGGGCTGCTGCTGATCCTTATAGCTTACAAGCTGCTGTCCGGCGGCAGTGCAGAGACGGACATTCAGGCCGGCGGAACGCTGTGGGCGGCTGTTAGGACAATTGTGATCGCCGACGCAGCCATGGGACTGGACAACGTCATTGCTGTTGCCGGCGCAGCGAATCATAATATTACGCTAGTGGTGCTGGGACTGCTGATCAGTGTGCCTATTGTGGTCTGGGGAAGTACCCTGTTTATCCGGTTAATCAACCGATATCCATGGATTATTTATCTCGGGTCAGGCGTACTCGGCTTCACAGCCTCCAGTATGATTGCCGGTGAGAAATTCATCGCCCCTTACTTCAAGACACATCCGCTGCTGCACGTTCTCTTCATCGCCGCAGTAATTGCCGGTATCCTGGCTGCGGGACACTGGAAGCGCCGCCGGACACACCTCGCTGTTCAGAACCACTCTTCCTGA